Part of the Bacillus rossius redtenbacheri isolate Brsri chromosome 9 unlocalized genomic scaffold, Brsri_v3 Brsri_v3_scf9_2, whole genome shotgun sequence genome is shown below.
AAATTTTACAGTAAACTGCTACATCCAGTAGTAACATGTAATACAAGTCCAATGTAGAACTCATGATGcataatatattataaacataacaCACCAAGAATCCGAGACAGtatttgtgtgtggggggggggggggggggggggaaataaaaccCTACATCTATTATATCAAATCCTGGGTGCCATTTTTTGATTAGTTCCATCTCGTGTACCAATTTCTAACACAAATCTGTTATGAGTATTTTGTACTTATAATTTGATTGCCTATTTTCCTCTTttgttattgacgtgacaacgtctaataaatcgatgaacgccggctgcacgcacgaaaaagtgtcccattacgcacattgtcccattacgctgtgccctgttacgctcattgtacgcttgcgccgcatctatctctcttccgctcgattggaacaaccatcgatttgactttttcgaggcacattaaacttgaaacacttccatttatttcctacttttcctatcatcgtcctatccttaacagaataacacagattggaagaagttaaatagcaaacatgtataaaagttatagttaaaataatctgttcgttaaagtaataaacatatttgaattaatgggttcaaataaaagtaaatttatcaattaaattgtagatttcatttcactccttctttgtatccatacaaaatagcgataattaaataaaaatgattcaattttattcataaaagtatgcaatcatttcatcaatgttttgttaggtatgacgtcacgttaaactatcgtccgtaaaccgactttacagacaacgaattttttttatgtaatgtttaatgtacagaaaaattatatttagtagaAAACTAGCATGATCATGTGATTCACATGGAGATTTTGCATCGGTAGATGTTGTTTTCGGCACTGTGCAAGTGAGGGAGCTCTGGGGCCGTGCGCCCGTGACGGAGTGCGTGCGTGCGTACGTGCGTGCCGGCAGGCGCGGGATGGCGGCCAAGATGCCGGAGCTGAGCTACTCGTGTGAGATCTGTGGCCTGGAGGGGCTCAACGACGAGGAGATGCGCTCCCACATGGTGGTGCTGCACCTGGAGGGGGCCGCCTCCTGCCCCTTCTGCGACCTCGCTGATGTGAGCCCTCTCTCCACCCGCCTGCCGGCTGTGGGGCACTCGGTCCCTCGGCTGATCACGTCCTCACGGCGCGGCTTGCCCGTCGAGTGACGACAGACTTCTGAAAATACTAGAGACGTTCCTATGTTTACCCTGAGAACACAGGTTCTATATTCCTACtcgtttctgagaaatcacagtcAATAGATTACTTTGCAATACCTGTGCAGGGATGCGTCTGCCGCAATTTTCTTCCTTTTCCCGTTTCGGTctgcatgcgtgtgtgtgtgtgtgtgtgattttgaGAACTTTAGTTAAATTGTGGAAATGTCCAATTGCATCAGGTtagctgatttaaaaaaaaaaaaaaagtcaacacaATGTGGTTAGTATATAGCCACATAAAATGAATACTGTGAAGTCATGTGAACAGTTTGGTTGGGTCGGGATAGCTACATAcgaattggtaattcctaagaaactataaaaaaattattttacagtatttttaatgtagctgacttaacccaaccaaccatccatACATCCACAAGGTtctcaagtattttttaatttagctaacctaacgtaTTCGATCATTCTCACACGCAGACGCACGCTCGAAAGCGAAAAATGGTGGCGGCCACGTCAATGCACACCCATCGTAAGTTGTGTTAttataaactgtgatttctcagaaaccagtaggaattcagAAATGCTGTTTTTGGGGAGAATTCAGAAACGTCTCtagtgtttgaaaaaagtattttcggaaaaAGATTATTACTTCTCGGAAAAGCTGCACTGTAATAATATTACCTAGCGTAGATCATTGGTGTGTACCTGCACAAACTACGGCAGGATAGTGTGCGTAGTTTCCAGAGCCACATGAGACCGCGTGTGCTGTACTATGCGTCACTTCAGCATTATGTTAGGCTTTAGGCTAATTATTTACgacaattttgtaataattactgTGGTCAATCTGAAGTCGTTAAGTAATATTCAAacttacaaaactttttttttttttttttttttcaaaatattttttacctagcTGTTCTCACAAAAAGTAACTAAAGaggttattttgcaaaattctaaaaatgctataaaatttgtttttgtcatCATATTATTAAGAAAAACAAAGATTTGTAATATTGTGATGCAATGTTGTTTTGTAGTATATAATAATATTGAGAAAAGGGTATTTTGTTTTGAGGAGTACAAAGCATATTAATAatggtaatttttaaatatttgtaacgtAAACCTGTAGTGCGTAACTGCATGTGGGAGCGGCAGTGACACTCTCTGTGGAGCGTGTTCTGTGCCAGCGTAACTTCTTGGCACAGCACTGCATTGTCTTTTTGAGCACAGTTGAACTCTCGTTTATGGCAGATGTATCATATTAGTATTTTGGAAACATATTTATCATAAGTTCTTATAATGCATTTTGAGGTGGAACGTTTCTTTTGTTTTGAGTTTCAGATGAGGGTTTCATGCGTAACTTATATATCTATATTATTATATCATCTAATATAGTGGATACCTCAAAATGTGGTGTTTTGCTACAATAGTTTTGCACACACACTTCTTTAATTTGGTCAAATTTTAACGTTGGATTTGCACATAGTTTAATAAAAGTTGTATTCatttctttgaaaaataaaaaaaaaatttttgctagGTGACACTGTAGCATTTTTGTAATCTAGACTTACAGGTACAAGTGTTTAGTTAGGCTCTGTAGTTTGAAGAAAGGACAGACTCATTTCAGGGATAAGCTGGCAGTTTTAAGTGAGAGAGTACCATACTGTCCTCGCTAATTAGTTATATCGCTGGTGTTGATAGTGGAGCAGTaatcgctagggaccggaaaaattcgcggattcaatgacctctaggatagcctccattatcctctgcacttctcaagtaaacacgcgtgttcattgctTACTACATTGTGAGTCGTCTCTAcggggtagcttgtgattcgacgcttctttggtccgtagtctctcattggcccagagaactccagttaaaccGAGAGAGCCaacagcagaaccagcagaattgtacacatgttagAATTtcagcccatcgcgaaatgaatccgcgattttttcccggtctctagtaatcgcCGTTTCCACGTGGTCATGAAGCACCCCGGTGGGAATCGGTCTCGGCGGCTGGAGTGTGGGATGAGCAACGGAGGGCTCATTGCGGCAGGTGTCGAACGAGGAGATGCAGACTCACGTGAACGCGGCGCACCTGGACTACCTCACGCCGGAGCGGGAGCTGCTGGCCTTCATCGACGATGAGGACATGTTCGACTGCGAGCGGCCGAAGCCGGACGGccgcgcgccgccgccgccgcagcagCACAACGGCTGGGCCGCAGACAacggcaacaacaacaacaacgactGCGACGACGCGGACGACTCCGGCAAGGAAGGGCGGAGGACGGGGGGGCCGGGCGGCAGCGGCGGGGGGGGCGGGCCACGGCTCCCCGCTGCGCTCGGGCCTCGCGCTGGACCTGCAGGCGAGCGCCGCGCGCGCGCCCCGGAGGCAGCAGTGCCTGCTGTGCGCCTACCGCACGGACTGCCCCCTGCAGCTGGAGGAGCACATCAACCGCCAGCACTTCGACCTGACTAGCCCCTCGTTCCCCCCCTCGCCGCGCGACGCCGTGTACCACTGCCCGCTGTGCGTGCGCCACTTCCAGAACGCGGCCGACCTGGAGCTTCACGTCAACATCGAGCACAAGGACGTGCTCAGCCCGGCCAAGGTGCTGAGCCGCGGAATATCGCTGGTTCTGAAGGAGAAGGGTCTAGCGGTTCTCATTCCACCGTGAATCCAACCTGTGACGGTTTATTCCAAAGCTATCCAAGTCATAATAATTACAGATACAGATACCCTGAGAAAGTACTTGTAACTTAAGAGCTAGTGTACGAAGTACAATTTTGTTTAGAATTCCGACCATCATCTTCCGGACCAGcatgttttgaaatttaataaCTATTAATCTTCCATAATTGGGATTCTGCTTTGTAAACCACGTTAGTTAAGCACAGTGTTCGTTTCACATCCCACGTGTGCAAGTGTCGGTGTGGTTGGCACTCTCGCTAGCGGTGTCGTCGGCACTGGGGAAGCCGTGACGTGTTGTTGCAGCCCAACCACGTCCCGGCGAGCAACGCCGACGCCTGGACCGAGAGTTGCCCCGTGTGCTGTACGTCCAGCTTCAAGTCCGCCCAGGAGCTGGTGTCCCACATAGAGGACCACTTCAACCATAAAGGTGCGTCCACTACACGCCGGTCCTTACCGGGCACACCTGCCTGGTTGTGGTGAAGTAGTGAACCTTTGGACACAGTCAAACCCTCTCAagaaaatttcctgcataatatATAAATTCATATAATTAACGGTTGTGTTGGATCATATTTACAACTCTTGTTTTTCTTAACACACACTTTATTTTGGTCTCTTGCAATGTCACTGCCTTTTGAATTTACCTGGTTTAtcttgtttttttcccccccttcaacCTTTTGTTGTGATTTTGCgacttacaaaaattttttttgtgtcaaccTTTAACagtccatttttttatttttaatattatgttttatttgcACACACATATTGATATATGTTTTGCTCATCTTGTACTCGCAGCTTACTTGTAGTGACCAAGATCGGGCTCCCCACTTACCATATAGTGTTCTGATCTGACAGTGCTGCGTGGGAGCatagatatttatttgtgtttatgtatatatataaatattttaattcattttaggAAAATGCAGTTTCTGACAGAATTTTAAATTCATACTcacttaaaatcatttttattaaatagcaACACTTTATTTAAGAAAGCTTTACTTGCGAAAGCTGCAGTCCTTGAATGCCGAGGACTGCAGGTACGGACGGGTGGTCGTGGTGACGCCGGCGCCCCGTGTGCCCCCAGGAGTGTCCCCCGTCACGCCGGACGTGTCGTCCGACCGCCTGCTGGCCCGCGAGATCGAGAAGCGCGAGCGGGAGGTGAGGCGGCAGCGGGAGCAGCACGAGTTCGAGATGCTGCGGGTACGTACGCCCTTTGTCGTCCGCACCTCGGGCCTCGGCTCTGGGAACTCTCGAGAGTGGGCCGTGCGCTTCGGATGCCCCGTGCGTTTTTTGAGTCGATGCGTTCCAGGTTCCGTGGTCGGGGTCGCACGCCTGCCACGGATGCGTCAACGGGTTTGATTCCCGGTGGGGCGGACTCTTGATTTTTTTGCTAGAGGGAAAGGTGTTGGACTTTGCAGTGGGGTCTCACGTCCCCACCACCCACTCACTGTCGGTGCTCCTCGTTCACGTCACCGCTCATCCCGTCGGATGACCCCGGCGTCTGACTCGGGACCGTGTGTGCAGGCGCAGTACGGCATGGACAACCAGGGCAACTTCCGGGAGCAGAGCCTCACGAACATGCAGAAGGCGGTGTACGCGGGCGAGATGTCGGTGGCGGACTACTACGAGCGGCAGATAGAGCTGCGAGCGGCCGAGAGCAGCGGCGTGGACGACGGCAGCTCCTGCACCAAGGGTGAGCGTCGCAGTGCGCTCACTGACACACGGCGATAGTGACCGAGCGGTGCTACAGCCGTGCCATAACAGCAGTGGTCGGTTACAGTGCTGTAAAATCGTTATTCAGGGTTGTATGTGTGTTGATGAGGCAGAACGATAAGTTCAAAGCGCACTGGTGCTTCTTgcacggtatcacctctaaggCCAACTGTGTGATTTGAGCGATGACCATAGATAACtgaaaataaatgtgtaatgcaaaccccgtgagtgctttcaagtatctctAATGGGAGTTGTCAAAAACGTATtcacattttagccattttcacttatattaaaatacaatctGAAAACTAAGTACGCAAACAGAACTACTAAACCCCCCCCTCAgctattcttaaatgcttttcttaaatagaCACCACTCAGGTGACcatttttcaaattgttttttttttttttctgtacaccaGGTAGGCGAGTGCCCTTAAGTTATTTTCACTTGTTAGTGCATGGTTTCAAATCACTGCAAGAGGTTATATGTCTAGTAACTATTTACCCCAGAGTACTTTTATTATTAACTACGTAATGATGTGCTTTAAAACAAGATTTTATGTATCGATAAGAATTTTACGAAAAGGAacataaaattacacatttaattGTTTACAGTTTAGAATAAGGAATCGCAGTTCAGTTGTAGTGACTGCGCCGTACGTCGGTGTGGACCGGTCGGTGATGCATGTGTGTGAATGTCCTGGTGCAGACGTGGTGTCAAAGATATGCGCGGTGAGCGCGCTGTCCGCCAACGTGGTGGCCACGCTGATGTGCACCACGGCCGACCACTACGCGTCCACGTACGGGGACAAGGGCTGGGGCTGCGGCTACAGGTGAGTCGTCTCGAGAACCAGGGTCCGCCGGGTGCGGAGTGCCTCCGAGCCCTCAGACTGTCAGGGAAGTTACTGTAAAGTCAAGAACTTGCCATGTACAATAGAAACCTGTAAGTTTTTCTGCATATAGCATCATTTTTTTAATGTCCCGACATTTTCCCCACAAGGATATTGTATCTATTTcctgcatatgttttttttttcttatcctcCCTTGAAAAATGTTGTAACACAGttctacagaattttttttttactttagtttGCTGCTCTTAACTGAAACTTCTTTATCACCTTAAAAGatgacaaattattttataaggtTTGAATGTTGATGTGACGTATTGACGGCAGGGGCTGACACAGGACTGACATCTGGGAGGACACAGGAAGTCTTAATACCCCCTCCCCAATGAAATTGGGGGGAACGAGACTTAATATGTAGACACTAATAATAACCAAGTCTAGATATTATTAATGGTTATACATTCGTAAatgataagtatttaattttaaaaaattgttccaaatgtacttcagaaatatttttatccATTTCATCTTTTACCCTTCTTGGGGCAGGGGTGTTTGGtttgtaaaggggggggggggggggcggggttaTGTCCCCCTATTCTCACCCTTCTGGATCTGCCTCTGATTGATGGAGTTTTCTTTTTACTATGTTTCACATTTTAAAATAGGCTTGGTGTAAAAAAAAGATTGTTCTTTTTAAAGGGCAATATAAAATCAATGGCAGATATTTGCAATGTTGATTGTGTCATTTTAAGTGTAATTATGTAGGTTAAGCAAATTCGAGCATAGATTTTACACATGAGTGGTTTTAACATTAAGTTTGTTTACATAACTTAATGAGTCTAttggtaaaaatttaaaacactgataagtactaaattaatatttcctgcttatacagtagagtcccgctaatccgaaccccgctaatccgaaaatccacctaatccgaacagggctgggataaaaaaaaatttatatcatttaagaactaagaaaagtaaagaaaaacaagttttttcaagtaatgtatgtttattaatatgtacataagaaacttataatttatctatctatgtgagtaattaaaaatattatgacactaaatatgtacgctaaataataaaggtgtatttttCGTCTGACCTTCGTTACATATTTTATACATCAGACACTAAATACGCCTCAAAAAGACAGTACTGTATATGgcattatatgacaaaattccgcctaatccgaattttcgctaatccgaacagggttcggtcccaattagttcggattagcgggattctactgtaattttttttttcttatgctcCCTTGAAAAATGCTATAACAAGAGTGCAACTGTATTTTTTACGTGAATGTGCTACTATCTTCATCATCGTGAAAGATGACGGATAGTGTGAATGGTATGATTGTTGGTTGTGCAGGAACATGCAGATGCTGCTGTCGTCGCTGCTGCACCACACGGGCTACAACGAGCAGCTGTACAAGCCGGCCCTGGGCTGGCACGCCAGCCGCAGCGCCGTGCCGTCCATCTCGCGCGTGCAGCAGATGGTGGAGTGGGCGTGGCGCCAGGGCTTCGACGCGCAGGGCTGCGACCAGCTGGGCGGCAAGCTCTTCAACACCCGCAAGTGGATCGGGGCCACGGAGGTCGTCACCGTGCTCTCGTCCCTCCGCATACGGTCGGTGGCTCCTCACCTGGGGAATAGTGCcctgattttgacgtgacaacgtctgataaatcgatgaacgccggctgcacgcacgaaaaagtgtcccgttaagcacattgtcccgttacgatgtgtcccgttacaatgtgtcccattacgctgtgtcccattacgctgtgtcctgttacacacattgtcctgttacacacatggtcccgttacgctgtgtcccgttacgctcattgtacgcttgcgccgtatctatctctcttccactcgactgtttataaagtgaagtgacaagttaatgtggttttcattgcttattacaacaacaataatttcggcaataaagcattgattattcttgcattttaaaaatctgattactagtaattataatttcaagtatttattcttttattattaaaataaaaatgattcaattttattcataaaagtatgcaatcaatgttttatcatgacgtcacgttaaactgtcgtccgtgaaccgactttacagacaaccaatttttttttcctgaatttttaaatCACATGATAATGGCCAGCTCCTGTCTTGCCATGGGAAACAGCTCAGTTGAAAAAAACTACACGCCCGGCCTGTAAACTGTGTCACTTGTGCCGCTCTAGCCCGGAGCTTCCTGAACCGCTGCACGGGCGTGACAGGCGAGGGAGGATGACACGTGGGATACGGGATGAGGGAGAGGGTTCCTTCCATTTCCTCTTGCACCCTCCCAGGCGACCACTGGTCATCTCTGCGTTCAGTGCTTTTCCAATGACCCACTACTTTCGAACaatagctgtaaaaaaaattccctactgCCGCTTGTTATTTCAAACGAGGCAGGGTAAATCTATCTACTGATGAAAGTGGCATTAGAAAAGCTCTAATATCTATGGAATAAACAtgtactaatttaaataattttcaagttcTTTGTGCTTGAATTGTGATTTCCACTCCATATAGTCTTTTCATGCAATTTATAGTCGTTAGTAATaagtaattatatgttttatgtgtctgttcatattattttgatattatattgtgtttatatttattttctatatgtgtgtttgtttgtgtttgtgtttgtgtttgttgtGGTCACTGCCAGCGTGTGGCACTCTGGTCCTCGAGTGTTGTCTGCATGCGTGCAGTGGTACCGACGAGGGTGTGGAGTCCACACGTTGGCAGTGGCAACTGTGCACTTGTGTCTGTATGTGTCGTGCCCATCACAACTGTTGGTGGGCaggtaacaaattataaataaataaataatcagaaAGATTGGGATTGCATTATTTTCAGCTGAATACGGTGCATTATGTTATGAAGTATACGTGATCAGATTTCTGGTCCAATGTCTTGCTTTCGTGTGTAGTGTAAACGAACTGTActgattcacaaaattttgcctATATGCCGATACAACTTTTGCCGATTCACCGATTCTAAACTGAtacaggaaagaaaaaaaacacattttggttaaaaaaatttttattaaatttacttaattacccaaataactcattctaagtaaagcatgcaatgcaaatgtacatgcattttaatttataaatggaacataaccttttttttttttaatttattatttttagctaattttcattttttttatgaccTGTTAGTTGCTTATTGTAATATGCATTTACTATTGGAGGAtggaaaatttaataattatttaatcagtattgatataaaataatatttaataacaggtaactatgaaatatattgattcaaaaaacacaaatttcaaaaaatgaattttaaatgtgcAAAATTGGAAGACTTTGTACATATTTACGATTCAAGAATGGCAATTCTAATACCAAACTAACGCGTTTACAGGCGAAAATTCACAGTACCTACATTTATATGGAAATGCGTTACATGTGAACTCTTTGCACAAGAAACAGTAAAAGTAATGACGTTATGTGAAGCCATATTATTATTGtgttattctttaaattaaattttaaaaaattgacttAAGTTAACTAAAAAATGACTCCgttaaatattacgaatatttcttTGCAGTTTAAGCAATTGGTGTTTTCCTTTATAGTGTAAAGTGAGTTTTTGTTCTTATCCAACTTTACGGtgctggtgatatatttatttaagatgTATTAGATTAAAGAAAGTTATTAAAACATAGGATGTTTAAGTTATTTTATGTATGGTTGGCAAATAcagctaagaaataatgcgagtTCAAAGCATATCGTAGTATGAAAAGTGGAAAGGGCACCGATGGATATCGGCTAAAAATTTACAAGCTTATCAGCCGATTCAACTAAATGTCGGGGAAGTCTGCTTCTGCTGATTCGTATCGGCATGGCTCCAGAGTAAACTTCTTATAACGATGCAGTTACGAATTGGGTTCTTTGTGGTTTTGGTGTACGTCGTCAGTATTACTAAGGTGTGTTGACCTCGGCCAAATGGGCGTGGTGTACCTGTGTTCGCTGTGGTTTTGGTGCTGCAGTTGTGCCAACGCTGTGCAATGTTTGCCTTGGCGCGGTGCGGTGACGTGTTGTGGCGGCTTGTAGCTGCCAGCTGGTGGACTTCCACTGCCCCACGAGTCCCGACGGCAGCCACCCCGAGCTGTTCAACTGGGTGCTGGAGTACTTCCAGGGCAAGGACGAGTTCAAGCCCCCGCTCTACCTCCAGCACCAAGGTGGGTCCTGCCCGCCCGTCAGAGGGGAGACTGTTGCAGTTCCGGTGCTCTTCAATTCATTTGTGACAGGATGTGCAGTCAGTAGGGACATggaattgcgataaaacctaaataaacacattaaagcgtgtcaaaataccgcataacaccaaaaagcaagtTAATGTACCGCATAGCATTGAAATGGAATTCaacaaaaacttaattcaaatcataaaaaaaaaaataatcttggaATTTGAAGATCAAGAAATGTCGTTAACAGAAAAAAAGGTTTCTACTAAAATGTGTAGATCAGAATAAtcaatttaattagttttattgtgCTACTCTCATTGAATCACTTCAAAACTACAATCGctctctaatttatttttattatcctGAATGTATCTCAGACCAAttcatcacaaatattttaaatatttttatcataaaaatgcaggctattaattttatcactattttggtagagtaagtattacaaaatatttttttataaaaataaaaactatagcaccgaaatattttttttttaataacgtaaTTGGACTAAAAATTACACCATAAAACCTTGTCTCTAGCAATGGGTCGGAGTGTGAGGTGCAATGATCAGTGCCTCGTGATTAGTTGCTGAGAAGGCAGTGGAAGGCTTCTCAGGTCCGTTGCCAGACGACCCACAGATGGACTCGGGGGAACCAGGGAAAGACACGTCACGtccagagacctgcaaaattcgctgattcattcggtgatgggctagaattcaaacacgtgtacctcttggataattttgctatttgcttactgttcacctggacgaatctcaaccggTTGTAAACCCTctaccgaagaaggatcgaatcgcgGACAAACCAGCCGaggcgactcacaagtcggcagccgacgaacttgcgttattttgcccc
Proteins encoded:
- the LOC134543308 gene encoding LOW QUALITY PROTEIN: zinc finger-containing ubiquitin peptidase 1-like (The sequence of the model RefSeq protein was modified relative to this genomic sequence to represent the inferred CDS: deleted 1 base in 1 codon), giving the protein MAAKMPELSYSCEICGLEGLNDEEMRSHMVVLHLEGAASCPFCDLADVSNEEMQTHVNAAHLDYLTPERELLAFIDDEDMFDCERPKPDGRAPPPPQQHNGWAADNGNNNNNDCDDADDSGKEGRRRGGRAAAAGGAGHGSPLRSGLALDLQASAARAPRRQQCLLCAYRTDCPLQLEEHINRQHFDLTSPSFPPSPRDAVYHCPLCVRHFQNAADLELHVNIEHKDVLSPAKPNHVPASNADAWTESCPVCCTSSFKSAQELVSHIEDHFNHKGVSPVTPDVSSDRLLAREIEKREREVRRQREQHEFEMLRAQYGMDNQGNFREQSLTNMQKAVYAGEMSVADYYERQIELRAAESSGVDDGSSCTKDVVSKICAVSALSANVVATLMCTTADHYASTYGDKGWGCGYRNMQMLLSSLLHHTGYNEQLYKPALGWHASRSAVPSISRVQQMVEWAWRQGFDAQGCDQLGGKLFNTRKWIGATEVVTVLSSLRIRCQLVDFHCPTSPDGSHPELFNWVLEYFQGKDEFKPPLYLQHQGHSRTVVGVEALRDGGLCLLVLDPSHSPAQMLQFANTSTAPAAMRLIRKSLAAMKARQYQVVAVCGIMDTEHEYQQSKMLRSVRVPQDR